A stretch of Diceros bicornis minor isolate mBicDic1 chromosome 29, mDicBic1.mat.cur, whole genome shotgun sequence DNA encodes these proteins:
- the POLB gene encoding DNA polymerase beta isoform X1, which yields MSKRKAPQETLNGGITDMLTELANFEKNVNQAIHKYNAYRKAASVIAKYPHKIKSGAEAKKLPGVGTKIAEKIDEFLATGKLRKLEKTFFFLKIRQDDTSSSINFLTRVSGIGPSAARKFVDEGIKTLEDLRKNEDKLNHHQRIGLKYFEDFEKRIPREEMLRMQDIVLNEVKKVDSEYIATVCGSFRRGAESSGDMDVLLTHPSFTSDSTKQPKLLHRVVEQLQKIHFITDTLSKGETKFMGVCQLPSKNDEKEYPHRRIDIRLIPKDQYYCGVLYFTGSDIFNKNMRAHALEKGFTINEYTIRPLGVTGVAGEPLPVDSEKDIFDYIQWKYREPKDRSE from the exons ATGAGCAAACGGAAGGCGCCACAGGAGACGCTCAACGGGGGAATCACCGACATGCTCACAG AACTCGCCAACTTTGAGAAGAACGTGAACCAGGCTATCCACAAGTACAATGCTTACAG aAAAGCAGCATCTGTGATAGCAAAGTACCCACACAAAATAAAGAGTGGAGCGGAAGCTAAGAAATTG CCTGGAGTAGGAACAAAAATTGCTGAAAAGATTGATGAGTTTTTAGCGACTGGAAAATTACGTAAactggaaaag accttttttttcttaaagattcgGCAGGATGATACGAGTTCATCCATCAATTTCCTGACTCGAGTTAGTGGCATTGG tcCATCTGCTGCAAGGAAGTTTGTAGATGAAGGAATTAAAACTTTAGAAG ATCTcagaaaaaatgaagacaaattgAACCATCATCAGCGAATTGGGCTGAA ATATTTTGAGGACTTTGAGAAAAGAATTCCTCGTGAGGAGATGTTACGAATGCAA gATATTGTACTAAATGAAGTTAAAAAGGTGGATTCTGAATACATTGCTACAGTCTGTGGCAGTTTCAGAAGAG GTGCAGAGTCCAGTGGTGACATGGATGTTCTTCTGACTCATCCGAGCTTTACCTCTGACTCAACCAAACAG CCAAAACTGTTGCATCGTGTTGTGGAGCAGTTACAAAAGATCCATTTTATTACAGATACTCTGTCAAAAGGTGAAACAAAGTTCATG GGTGTTTGCCAGCTTCCCAGTAAAAATGATGAAAAGGAATATCCACACAGGAGGATTGATATAAG attaataCCCAAGGATCaatattactgtggtgttctctATTTCACTGGGAGTGATATTTTCAATAAGAATATGAGAGCTCACGCCCTAGAAAAGGGCTTCACGATCAATGAGTACACAATCCGTCCCCTGGGAGTCACAG GAGTCGCTGGAGAGCCCCTGCCAGTGGATAGTGAGAAAGACATCTTTGACTACATCCAGTGGAAATACCGAGAACCCAAGGATCGAAGTGAATAa
- the POLB gene encoding DNA polymerase beta isoform X2: protein MSKRKAPQETLNGGITDMLTELANFEKNVNQAIHKYNAYRKAASVIAKYPHKIKSGAEAKKLPGVGTKIAEKIDEFLATGKLRKLEKIRQDDTSSSINFLTRVSGIGPSAARKFVDEGIKTLEDLRKNEDKLNHHQRIGLKYFEDFEKRIPREEMLRMQDIVLNEVKKVDSEYIATVCGSFRRGAESSGDMDVLLTHPSFTSDSTKQPKLLHRVVEQLQKIHFITDTLSKGETKFMGVCQLPSKNDEKEYPHRRIDIRLIPKDQYYCGVLYFTGSDIFNKNMRAHALEKGFTINEYTIRPLGVTGVAGEPLPVDSEKDIFDYIQWKYREPKDRSE from the exons ATGAGCAAACGGAAGGCGCCACAGGAGACGCTCAACGGGGGAATCACCGACATGCTCACAG AACTCGCCAACTTTGAGAAGAACGTGAACCAGGCTATCCACAAGTACAATGCTTACAG aAAAGCAGCATCTGTGATAGCAAAGTACCCACACAAAATAAAGAGTGGAGCGGAAGCTAAGAAATTG CCTGGAGTAGGAACAAAAATTGCTGAAAAGATTGATGAGTTTTTAGCGACTGGAAAATTACGTAAactggaaaag attcgGCAGGATGATACGAGTTCATCCATCAATTTCCTGACTCGAGTTAGTGGCATTGG tcCATCTGCTGCAAGGAAGTTTGTAGATGAAGGAATTAAAACTTTAGAAG ATCTcagaaaaaatgaagacaaattgAACCATCATCAGCGAATTGGGCTGAA ATATTTTGAGGACTTTGAGAAAAGAATTCCTCGTGAGGAGATGTTACGAATGCAA gATATTGTACTAAATGAAGTTAAAAAGGTGGATTCTGAATACATTGCTACAGTCTGTGGCAGTTTCAGAAGAG GTGCAGAGTCCAGTGGTGACATGGATGTTCTTCTGACTCATCCGAGCTTTACCTCTGACTCAACCAAACAG CCAAAACTGTTGCATCGTGTTGTGGAGCAGTTACAAAAGATCCATTTTATTACAGATACTCTGTCAAAAGGTGAAACAAAGTTCATG GGTGTTTGCCAGCTTCCCAGTAAAAATGATGAAAAGGAATATCCACACAGGAGGATTGATATAAG attaataCCCAAGGATCaatattactgtggtgttctctATTTCACTGGGAGTGATATTTTCAATAAGAATATGAGAGCTCACGCCCTAGAAAAGGGCTTCACGATCAATGAGTACACAATCCGTCCCCTGGGAGTCACAG GAGTCGCTGGAGAGCCCCTGCCAGTGGATAGTGAGAAAGACATCTTTGACTACATCCAGTGGAAATACCGAGAACCCAAGGATCGAAGTGAATAa
- the POLB gene encoding DNA polymerase beta isoform X3 translates to MDRGGGTEEKRPGVGTKIAEKIDEFLATGKLRKLEKTFFFLKIRQDDTSSSINFLTRVSGIGPSAARKFVDEGIKTLEDLRKNEDKLNHHQRIGLKYFEDFEKRIPREEMLRMQDIVLNEVKKVDSEYIATVCGSFRRGAESSGDMDVLLTHPSFTSDSTKQPKLLHRVVEQLQKIHFITDTLSKGETKFMGVCQLPSKNDEKEYPHRRIDIRLIPKDQYYCGVLYFTGSDIFNKNMRAHALEKGFTINEYTIRPLGVTGVAGEPLPVDSEKDIFDYIQWKYREPKDRSE, encoded by the exons ATGGATAGGGGCGGAGGAACTGAGGAGAAAAGG CCTGGAGTAGGAACAAAAATTGCTGAAAAGATTGATGAGTTTTTAGCGACTGGAAAATTACGTAAactggaaaag accttttttttcttaaagattcgGCAGGATGATACGAGTTCATCCATCAATTTCCTGACTCGAGTTAGTGGCATTGG tcCATCTGCTGCAAGGAAGTTTGTAGATGAAGGAATTAAAACTTTAGAAG ATCTcagaaaaaatgaagacaaattgAACCATCATCAGCGAATTGGGCTGAA ATATTTTGAGGACTTTGAGAAAAGAATTCCTCGTGAGGAGATGTTACGAATGCAA gATATTGTACTAAATGAAGTTAAAAAGGTGGATTCTGAATACATTGCTACAGTCTGTGGCAGTTTCAGAAGAG GTGCAGAGTCCAGTGGTGACATGGATGTTCTTCTGACTCATCCGAGCTTTACCTCTGACTCAACCAAACAG CCAAAACTGTTGCATCGTGTTGTGGAGCAGTTACAAAAGATCCATTTTATTACAGATACTCTGTCAAAAGGTGAAACAAAGTTCATG GGTGTTTGCCAGCTTCCCAGTAAAAATGATGAAAAGGAATATCCACACAGGAGGATTGATATAAG attaataCCCAAGGATCaatattactgtggtgttctctATTTCACTGGGAGTGATATTTTCAATAAGAATATGAGAGCTCACGCCCTAGAAAAGGGCTTCACGATCAATGAGTACACAATCCGTCCCCTGGGAGTCACAG GAGTCGCTGGAGAGCCCCTGCCAGTGGATAGTGAGAAAGACATCTTTGACTACATCCAGTGGAAATACCGAGAACCCAAGGATCGAAGTGAATAa